In one Drosophila pseudoobscura strain MV-25-SWS-2005 chromosome X, UCI_Dpse_MV25, whole genome shotgun sequence genomic region, the following are encoded:
- the LOC4813529 gene encoding uncharacterized protein isoform X11, whose protein sequence is MDECDNPVVVTLAAQHGHGEGYEKQQQQQKQQSPTIDDKGLQHSEDTKDTDTDTQSIRDTAESELEAEAEEEEEEDAAVDAEVEAVIMGQAESKKHGSKSNRRNLNGNGNVNRNGNGNGNNWDSSQEQQPLHTKGTAMSFGFRKKLNGTPKKFKKLLESHTTSTPMTDTKDDNGNAATTPIHFEKVGAAAAPKSSTAGVAAAGAGAAGKRFGYRGALPRPASTGLYGGPSEESESETAAQNTQNNNNHCGGGGGGVAGTSTGLVSNLKRRSKSAHAGRSSGDGEQPKIAQPKTLTFNLNQNTTIEYQRRQFFGEIADETTAAAPTARGGQQRYNYNNLASMHANVIVRPTPRLTPASFAKFTLQTVSLPRPEYPVAISLTATTPTTPSSSVQSPVPAHATGARAKDISTSSRQHPLTSVHVQPTQTHHHRSDQRHLDQKSVKQLTNNSTRRGFSGSREISADSGIASLDMALDSGSSGSSVGSKRSRSRPRNLQMVMSGRHTFEVKDVDDPPSSESNSFVEPLALPKLPTDGSQAIPLPLLGLVRSNTVLSRESYERRQETPQAGDQSASGSQKAEGKAKPSGSDESESVDEEKLYLDSSTSEKSAKQQSHSSVSSSWRCQSLAGESLAAMDCSSMSISDTQSQSQAPENGANNERDEDMSLGLDEISLIHTDMPFSTISSMTETPPKPGQEPMLNIHLVDNREASPRPRSFNNALNESKFAELALASSTCLLLDDETSPTDSLVSSTEDSEEAGGKLKKHKHKLNEERQQKDIDIDIDDIAPLLELELDPGSPVSPGTPTHASHSLSLGSDCGNLIDDEIADQPALLCNSEAHEVATDTPTLMETHTGSLRSLKSQSKARTALQQAIELSLRTPMAVRQAVLDRAESLDTLSPCESICSDDLMMDFDMNSSVDSIDHMAPVSGRSRSGSDLHRIGAEMDPAQAEAEAELLSEMERNGSDVMKELNSLLRGRRQRGGARERISAQLPARATRLLNRSRLQDQQLTGHDSDNSLRSTHSGGAAAAVQRKRSTANSRASTASSTSSLPRQRQPQRQQQQQQPGGTASGGLRRVRGLGSGELHSSSDDLMLYDKSFRNAMIQDVLQFKKQLLRLRRILQETETLNPFENDNLQLFAACGLDSKQLNDIDLASLTSSTTEDPLQELSDLRRQGQVDDRDRTIRLQRDLIEQLEAEKRQHAGGTGSGSANGGDASKELISMATQTERTRPLAIGAEGLSRLQFGEPQSPKK, encoded by the exons ATGGATGAATGCGACAACCCCGTCGTCGTCACATTAGCCGCGCAACACGGACACGGGGAGGGATacgagaagcagcagcagcagcagaagcagcagtcACCCACCATCGATGATAAGGGATTGCAGCACTCGGAAGATACAAaggacacagatacagatacgcagAGCATTCGAGACACAGCAGAATCTGAGCTTGAGGCTGAagctgaggaggaggaggaggaggacgcaGCAGTAGACGCAGAAGTCGAGGCAGTCATCATG GGCCAGGCGGAGAGCAAGAAGCATGGCAGCAAGTCCAATCGACGTAAcctaaatggaaatggaaatgtgaatagaaatggaaatggcaatggcaataaCTGGGACTCGtcccaggagcagcagccactgcaTACCAAAGGCACAGCCATGTCCTTCGGCTTTCGCAAGAAGCTCAATGGTACGCCCAAGAAGTTCAAGAAACTCCTGGAATCCCACACTACCTCCACACCAATGACAGACACAAAGGACGACAATGGCAATGCTG CTACTACTCCCATTCACTTTGAGAAGGTGGGTGCCGCCGCCGCACCAAAATCTTCGACTGCCGGAGTCGCGgcagcaggtgcaggtgcGGCTGGCAAACGCTTTGGCTATCGCGGTGCCCTGCCCCGGCCCGCTTCCACGGGTCTGTACGGTGGCCCCAGTGAAGAGTCCGAATCGGAGACGGCCGCACAGAATAcccagaacaacaacaaccactgcggtggcggtggaggaggagtagcaGGCACCAGCACTGGGCTGGTGAGCAATT TGAAACGTCGCTCCAAGAGCGCACATGCGGGACGCAGCAGCGGAGATGGAGAGCAGCCGAAAATAGCACAGCCCAAGACGCTCACATTCAATCTCAACCAGAACACGACCATCGAGTACCAGAGGCGGCAGTTCTTTGGAGAGATTGCGGATGAAACCACGGCTGCTGCCCCAACAGCCCGTGGCGGACAGCAGCGTTACAACTACAACAATTTGGCCAGCATGCACGCGAATGTCAT TGTACGACCCACGCCACGGCTCACGCCCGCGAGCTTCGCAAAGTTCACTTTGCAGACGGTGAGCCTGCCACGGCCGGAGTATCCGGTGGCCATCAGCCTGACGGCCACcacgcccaccacacccagCAGCAGTGTGCAGTCGCCAGTGCCCGCCCACGCCACGGGGGCCAGGGCCAAGGACATCTCCACCAGCTCTCGACAGCATCCCCTGACCTCGGTGCATGTCCAGCCCACACAGACGCACCATCATCGCTCCGATCAGCGACACCTCGACCAGAAGAGCGTCAAGCAGTTGACCAACAACTCGACGCGTCGCGGCTTCTCTGGCAGTCGAGAGATCAGCGCCGACTCGGGCATCGCCAGCCTGGACATGGCCTTGGACTCCGGTAGCTCTGGCAGTTCCGTGGGATCCAAGCGGAGTCGCAGTCGGCCACGGAATCTGCAGATGGTGATGAGCGGACGGCACACGTTCGAGGTGAAGGATGTGGACGATCCGCCATCCAGCGAATCGAACTCCTTTGTGGAGCCACTGGCCCTGCCCAAACTTCCCACGGACGGCAGTCAGGCCatacccctgcccctgctcggATTGGTGCGCTCCAATACGGTGCTCAGCCGTGAGAGCTACGAACGGAGGCAGGAGACGCCTCAAGCTGGAGATCAGTCTGCCTCCGGCAGCCAGAAGGCGGAGGGGAAGGCCAAGCCCAGTGGCTCtgacgagagcgagagcgtgGACGAAGAAAAGCTCTACCTGGACTCGTCCACATCCGAGAAGAGTGCCAAACAGCAGAGTCATTCCTCCGTCTCCAGTTCGTGGCGCTGCCAGTCTTTGGCTGGGGAATCCCTGGCAGCCATGGACTGCAGCAGCATGAGCATCAGCGATACCCAATCGCAGTCGCAGGCCCCAGAAAATGGGGCAAACAATGAAAGGGATGAGGATATGTCCCTGGGACTAGACGAGATCAGTCTCATCCACACGGACATGCCATTTAGCACAATTT CTTCGATGACGGAGACTCCACCAAAGCCCGGCCAGGAACCGATGCTCAACATCCACCTCGTTGACAATCGGGAGGCATCTCCACGTCCTCGGTCCTTCAACAATGCGCTCAACGAGTCCAAGTTTGCAGAGCTGGCGCTGGCCAGCAGCACCTGCCTCTTGCTGGACGATGAGACCTCGCCCACGGACAGCCTCGTGAGCAGCACCGAGGATTCGGAGGAGGCGGGCGGCAAACTCAagaagcacaagcacaagctCAACGAGGAGCGCCAGCAGAAGGACATAGACATTGACATTGACGACATCGCGCCGCTgctcgagctggagctggatccGGGCAGTCCTGTCTCCCCGGGCACGCCCACCCATGCCTCCCACTCGCTCTCGCTGGGATCGGACTGTGGCAACCTGATCGACGACGAGATCGCCGACCAGCCGGCGCTGCTGTGCAACAGCGAGGCCCACGAGGTGGCCACCGACACGCCCACCCTGATGGAAACGCACACTGGATCACTCCGCTCGCTGAAGAGCCAGTCGAAGGCCCGCACGGCCCTCCAGCAGGCCATCGAGCTGAGTCTCCGCACCCCGATGGCCGTCCGCCAGGCGGTCCTCGATCGCGCCGAGTCCCTCGACACCCTGTCGCCCTGCGAGTCCATCTGCTCCGACGATCTGATGATGGACTTTGACATGAACAGCAGCGTCGACTCGATCGACCACATGGCCCCTGTGTCTGGGCGCAGTCGCAGTGGCTCCGACCTTCACCGGATTGGGGCAGAGATGGACCCTGCCCAGGCGGAGGCTGAGGCCGAACTTCTCTCCGAGATGGAGCGCAATGGCAGCGATGTGATGAAGGAGCTCAACTCTCTGCTgcgcggcaggcggcagcgtGGTGGCGCCCGGGAGCGCATCAG CGCCCAACTGCCCGCCCGTGCCACACGGCTGCTCAACCGCTCCAGGCTCCAGGACCAGCAGCTGACGGGCCACGATTCGGACAACAGCCTGAGGTCCACCCACAgcggaggagctgcagcagcggtcCAGCGCAAGCGGAGCACGGCCAATTCACGCGCCTCGACGGCCTCGTCCACGTCCAGTCTGCCGCGCCAGCGCCAGccgcagaggcagcaacagcagcagcagccaggtgGCACCGCCTCGGGTGGCCTACGACGAGTGCGCGGGCTGGGAAGCGGCGAGCTGCACAGCTCATCCGACGACCTGATGTTGTATGACAAGTCCTTCCGGAATGCCATGATCCAGGATGTGCTGCAGTTCAAGAAGCagctgctgcgactgcggcgCATCCTTCAGGAG ACGGAAACCCTCAATCCATTCGAGAACGACAATCTTCAGTTGTTTGCCGCCTGTGGACTGGACAGCAAGCAGCTGAATGACATCGATCTGGCCAGTTTGACCTCGTCCACGACGGAGGATCCCTTGCAGGAACTATCGGATCTACGTAGACAG GGTCAAGTCGATGATCGTGATCGCACTATACGCCTGCAGCGCGATCTCATCGAGCAACTGGAGGCCGAGAAGAGGCAACATGCCGGCGGcactggcagcggcagcgccaacGGCGGCGATGCCAGCAAGGAGCTCATCAGCATGGCCACCCAGACGGAGCGG ACACGACCACTTGCCATTGGTGCGGAGGGTTTGTCCAG actaCAATTTGGGGAGCCACAG AGTCCCAAG AAGTAA
- the LOC4813529 gene encoding uncharacterized protein isoform X6 → MDECDNPVVVTLAAQHGHGEGYEKQQQQQKQQSPTIDDKGLQHSEDTKDTDTDTQSIRDTAESELEAEAEEEEEEDAAVDAEVEAVIMGQAESKKHGSKSNRRNLNGNGNVNRNGNGNGNNWDSSQEQQPLHTKGTAMSFGFRKKLNGTPKKFKKLLESHTTSTPMTDTKDDNGNAATTPIHFEKVGAAAAPKSSTAGVAAAGAGAAGKRFGYRGALPRPASTGLYGGPSEESESETAAQNTQNNNNHCGGGGGGVAGTSTGLVSNLKRRSKSAHAGRSSGDGEQPKIAQPKTLTFNLNQNTTIEYQRRQFFGEIADETTAAAPTARGGQQRYNYNNLASMHANVIVRPTPRLTPASFAKFTLQTVSLPRPEYPVAISLTATTPTTPSSSVQSPVPAHATGARAKDISTSSRQHPLTSVHVQPTQTHHHRSDQRHLDQKSVKQLTNNSTRRGFSGSREISADSGIASLDMALDSGSSGSSVGSKRSRSRPRNLQMVMSGRHTFEVKDVDDPPSSESNSFVEPLALPKLPTDGSQAIPLPLLGLVRSNTVLSRESYERRQETPQAGDQSASGSQKAEGKAKPSGSDESESVDEEKLYLDSSTSEKSAKQQSHSSVSSSWRCQSLAGESLAAMDCSSMSISDTQSQSQAPENGANNERDEDMSLGLDEISLIHTDMPFSTISSMTETPPKPGQEPMLNIHLVDNREASPRPRSFNNALNESKFAELALASSTCLLLDDETSPTDSLVSSTEDSEEAGGKLKKHKHKLNEERQQKDIDIDIDDIAPLLELELDPGSPVSPGTPTHASHSLSLGSDCGNLIDDEIADQPALLCNSEAHEVATDTPTLMETHTGSLRSLKSQSKARTALQQAIELSLRTPMAVRQAVLDRAESLDTLSPCESICSDDLMMDFDMNSSVDSIDHMAPVSGRSRSGSDLHRIGAEMDPAQAEAEAELLSEMERNGSDVMKELNSLLRGRRQRGGARERISAQLPARATRLLNRSRLQDQQLTGHDSDNSLRSTHSGGAAAAVQRKRSTANSRASTASSTSSLPRQRQPQRQQQQQQPGGTASGGLRRVRGLGSGELHSSSDDLMLYDKSFRNAMIQDVLQFKKQLLRLRRILQEDTEFDLKGTETLNPFENDNLQLFAACGLDSKQLNDIDLASLTSSTTEDPLQELSDLRRQGQVDDRDRTIRLQRDLIEQLEAEKRQHAGGTGSGSANGGDASKELISMATQTERTRPLAIGAEGLSRSKPEYTSYTTHFPMLHLHDSTLAATTIIRHHQNHHQEKEQPTPAPTATGANTSQCPTLSQTRRHTIISTTLTNYNQQLAAAASYPGTPRRASIGWDTAEAATRNANTYKPVRITLIGDPLPLQNGSSKSSLSLPGSVAAQSHLHAQNGVKMRYPNGSCQSAKMKTSNGHHGASAHYQPLYNSNKMTSPTVTIV, encoded by the exons ATGGATGAATGCGACAACCCCGTCGTCGTCACATTAGCCGCGCAACACGGACACGGGGAGGGATacgagaagcagcagcagcagcagaagcagcagtcACCCACCATCGATGATAAGGGATTGCAGCACTCGGAAGATACAAaggacacagatacagatacgcagAGCATTCGAGACACAGCAGAATCTGAGCTTGAGGCTGAagctgaggaggaggaggaggaggacgcaGCAGTAGACGCAGAAGTCGAGGCAGTCATCATG GGCCAGGCGGAGAGCAAGAAGCATGGCAGCAAGTCCAATCGACGTAAcctaaatggaaatggaaatgtgaatagaaatggaaatggcaatggcaataaCTGGGACTCGtcccaggagcagcagccactgcaTACCAAAGGCACAGCCATGTCCTTCGGCTTTCGCAAGAAGCTCAATGGTACGCCCAAGAAGTTCAAGAAACTCCTGGAATCCCACACTACCTCCACACCAATGACAGACACAAAGGACGACAATGGCAATGCTG CTACTACTCCCATTCACTTTGAGAAGGTGGGTGCCGCCGCCGCACCAAAATCTTCGACTGCCGGAGTCGCGgcagcaggtgcaggtgcGGCTGGCAAACGCTTTGGCTATCGCGGTGCCCTGCCCCGGCCCGCTTCCACGGGTCTGTACGGTGGCCCCAGTGAAGAGTCCGAATCGGAGACGGCCGCACAGAATAcccagaacaacaacaaccactgcggtggcggtggaggaggagtagcaGGCACCAGCACTGGGCTGGTGAGCAATT TGAAACGTCGCTCCAAGAGCGCACATGCGGGACGCAGCAGCGGAGATGGAGAGCAGCCGAAAATAGCACAGCCCAAGACGCTCACATTCAATCTCAACCAGAACACGACCATCGAGTACCAGAGGCGGCAGTTCTTTGGAGAGATTGCGGATGAAACCACGGCTGCTGCCCCAACAGCCCGTGGCGGACAGCAGCGTTACAACTACAACAATTTGGCCAGCATGCACGCGAATGTCAT TGTACGACCCACGCCACGGCTCACGCCCGCGAGCTTCGCAAAGTTCACTTTGCAGACGGTGAGCCTGCCACGGCCGGAGTATCCGGTGGCCATCAGCCTGACGGCCACcacgcccaccacacccagCAGCAGTGTGCAGTCGCCAGTGCCCGCCCACGCCACGGGGGCCAGGGCCAAGGACATCTCCACCAGCTCTCGACAGCATCCCCTGACCTCGGTGCATGTCCAGCCCACACAGACGCACCATCATCGCTCCGATCAGCGACACCTCGACCAGAAGAGCGTCAAGCAGTTGACCAACAACTCGACGCGTCGCGGCTTCTCTGGCAGTCGAGAGATCAGCGCCGACTCGGGCATCGCCAGCCTGGACATGGCCTTGGACTCCGGTAGCTCTGGCAGTTCCGTGGGATCCAAGCGGAGTCGCAGTCGGCCACGGAATCTGCAGATGGTGATGAGCGGACGGCACACGTTCGAGGTGAAGGATGTGGACGATCCGCCATCCAGCGAATCGAACTCCTTTGTGGAGCCACTGGCCCTGCCCAAACTTCCCACGGACGGCAGTCAGGCCatacccctgcccctgctcggATTGGTGCGCTCCAATACGGTGCTCAGCCGTGAGAGCTACGAACGGAGGCAGGAGACGCCTCAAGCTGGAGATCAGTCTGCCTCCGGCAGCCAGAAGGCGGAGGGGAAGGCCAAGCCCAGTGGCTCtgacgagagcgagagcgtgGACGAAGAAAAGCTCTACCTGGACTCGTCCACATCCGAGAAGAGTGCCAAACAGCAGAGTCATTCCTCCGTCTCCAGTTCGTGGCGCTGCCAGTCTTTGGCTGGGGAATCCCTGGCAGCCATGGACTGCAGCAGCATGAGCATCAGCGATACCCAATCGCAGTCGCAGGCCCCAGAAAATGGGGCAAACAATGAAAGGGATGAGGATATGTCCCTGGGACTAGACGAGATCAGTCTCATCCACACGGACATGCCATTTAGCACAATTT CTTCGATGACGGAGACTCCACCAAAGCCCGGCCAGGAACCGATGCTCAACATCCACCTCGTTGACAATCGGGAGGCATCTCCACGTCCTCGGTCCTTCAACAATGCGCTCAACGAGTCCAAGTTTGCAGAGCTGGCGCTGGCCAGCAGCACCTGCCTCTTGCTGGACGATGAGACCTCGCCCACGGACAGCCTCGTGAGCAGCACCGAGGATTCGGAGGAGGCGGGCGGCAAACTCAagaagcacaagcacaagctCAACGAGGAGCGCCAGCAGAAGGACATAGACATTGACATTGACGACATCGCGCCGCTgctcgagctggagctggatccGGGCAGTCCTGTCTCCCCGGGCACGCCCACCCATGCCTCCCACTCGCTCTCGCTGGGATCGGACTGTGGCAACCTGATCGACGACGAGATCGCCGACCAGCCGGCGCTGCTGTGCAACAGCGAGGCCCACGAGGTGGCCACCGACACGCCCACCCTGATGGAAACGCACACTGGATCACTCCGCTCGCTGAAGAGCCAGTCGAAGGCCCGCACGGCCCTCCAGCAGGCCATCGAGCTGAGTCTCCGCACCCCGATGGCCGTCCGCCAGGCGGTCCTCGATCGCGCCGAGTCCCTCGACACCCTGTCGCCCTGCGAGTCCATCTGCTCCGACGATCTGATGATGGACTTTGACATGAACAGCAGCGTCGACTCGATCGACCACATGGCCCCTGTGTCTGGGCGCAGTCGCAGTGGCTCCGACCTTCACCGGATTGGGGCAGAGATGGACCCTGCCCAGGCGGAGGCTGAGGCCGAACTTCTCTCCGAGATGGAGCGCAATGGCAGCGATGTGATGAAGGAGCTCAACTCTCTGCTgcgcggcaggcggcagcgtGGTGGCGCCCGGGAGCGCATCAG CGCCCAACTGCCCGCCCGTGCCACACGGCTGCTCAACCGCTCCAGGCTCCAGGACCAGCAGCTGACGGGCCACGATTCGGACAACAGCCTGAGGTCCACCCACAgcggaggagctgcagcagcggtcCAGCGCAAGCGGAGCACGGCCAATTCACGCGCCTCGACGGCCTCGTCCACGTCCAGTCTGCCGCGCCAGCGCCAGccgcagaggcagcaacagcagcagcagccaggtgGCACCGCCTCGGGTGGCCTACGACGAGTGCGCGGGCTGGGAAGCGGCGAGCTGCACAGCTCATCCGACGACCTGATGTTGTATGACAAGTCCTTCCGGAATGCCATGATCCAGGATGTGCTGCAGTTCAAGAAGCagctgctgcgactgcggcgCATCCTTCAGGAG GACACTGAGTTTGATTTGAAAGGG ACGGAAACCCTCAATCCATTCGAGAACGACAATCTTCAGTTGTTTGCCGCCTGTGGACTGGACAGCAAGCAGCTGAATGACATCGATCTGGCCAGTTTGACCTCGTCCACGACGGAGGATCCCTTGCAGGAACTATCGGATCTACGTAGACAG GGTCAAGTCGATGATCGTGATCGCACTATACGCCTGCAGCGCGATCTCATCGAGCAACTGGAGGCCGAGAAGAGGCAACATGCCGGCGGcactggcagcggcagcgccaacGGCGGCGATGCCAGCAAGGAGCTCATCAGCATGGCCACCCAGACGGAGCGG ACACGACCACTTGCCATTGGTGCGGAGGGTTTGTCCAG AAGTAAGCCCGAATATACCAGTTATACCACGCACTTTCCGATGCTCCACTTGCACGACTCCACGCTGGCCGCCACCACCATCATTCGCCATCACCAGAACCACCaccaggagaaggagcagcccACGCCGGCGCCCACGGCCACGGGCGCCAACACTAGCCAGTGTCCGACCCTGAGCCAGACCCGCCGCCACACCATCATCTCCACGACGCTGACCAACTACAACCAGCAGCTGGCTGCAGCTGCCTCTTATCCGGGCACGCCGCGACGCGCTTCCATCGGTTGGGACACGGCGGAGGCGGCCACCCGCAATGCCAACACCTACAAGCCCGTGCGTATAACGCTGATCGGGGATCCGTTGCCCCTGCAGAATGGCAGCAGCAAGTCATCGCTATCCTTGCCCGGATCCGTTGCCGCGCAGAGCCATCTCCATGCACAGAACGGGGTAAAGATGCGGTATCCGAATGGCAGCTGCCAGAGCGCCAAAATGAAGACCAGCAACGGACACCACGGGGCGAGTGCACACTATCAGCCGTtgtacaacagcaacaagatgACAAGCCCAACCGTAACTATAGTCTGA